The following are encoded together in the Lactuca sativa cultivar Salinas chromosome 1, Lsat_Salinas_v11, whole genome shotgun sequence genome:
- the LOC111919857 gene encoding pectinesterase inhibitor 10-like, with translation MEPRVLSPEQQAALDAVDKPENQGKRVKKETTEKDESKPSKSKKRKSEKESSSKLKKVKRMARKSKSPTPPDSGNDDDEVMESRQESPRGNTPPKSPTPTKSPSHKLPTPPPSPKSKVTVSVVLTSTSVSTPPVTSISIPTTTFTTTISQAPPMSCTPVSSTPISTIPLPPIITQTTTTTLPEQTVEVNVSNMVETTDIQPPVITKPLSPTNSTGSGATLDNDAPVNRQHLQSIHEKLDQLLEDNKAYGGVVLKAFVETTIEQYTKAMDESTDAIKESDSTCRKASVDVAEVIQTMQIFLDSLKGYADTNAARVRESVESLSQSLQEEQKKFANVRSSIQAKNTFLISSVSSRLDSLHADIAKESALREVIAHQASTIEVQKVHLAQVEKEITLFKTERAVFRSCASDVKDNVTNLLGAHDPILTPLEIILLANCFLPLQYFMR, from the exons ATGGAGCCAAGAGTTCTATCTCCGGAACAACAGGCTGCCTTGGATGCAGTTGACAAGCCAGAAAACCAAGGAAAAAGGGTAAAGAAGGAAACGACTGAGAAGGATGAATCTAAGCCTTCCAAATCAAAGAAGCGAAAGTCGGAGAAAGAGAGTTCTTCTAAGCTGAAGAAGGTAAAAAGAATGGCAAGAAAATCCAAGAGTCCGACTCCCCCAGACTCAGGTAACGACGATGATGAAGTAATGGAATCTCGTCAGGAATCTCCAAGAGGTAATACTCCACCCAAATCTCCCACTCCAACCAAATCTCCTTCTCATAAACTTCCAACCCCACCTCCATCACCGAAATCGAAAGTTACAGTTTCGGTTGTTCTTACATCAACCTCTGTTTCAACACCACCAGTTACTTCTATTTCCATTCCTACAACCACTTTCACCACTACAATATCACAAGCACCACCTATGTCTTGTACACCAGTTTCTTCTACACCTATTTCTACAATACCTTTACCTCCTATCATTACCCAAACCACCACCACTACACTTCCTGAACAGACAGTGGAGGTCAACGTATCTAATATGGTGGAAACTACTGACATCCAACCTCCTGTCATCACTAAACCACTTTCACCAACCAACTCAACCGGTTCTGGTGCTACTCTAG ACAATGATGCTCCTGTCAACCGCCAACATTTGCAGAGCATTCATGAAAAGTTGGATCAGTTACTTGAAGATAACAAAGCTTATGGTGGGGTGGTTCTTAAAGCTTTTGTGGAGACTACCATAGAGCAATATACAAAGGCTATGGATGAATCAACTGATGCAATCAAAGAATCAGATTCTACTTGTAGAAAAGCCTCTGTCGATGTTGCTGAAGTTATTCAAACAATGCAAATCTTTTTGGATTCTTTAAAAGGGTATGCTGATACGAATGCTGCCAGAGTACGTGAATCAGTCGAATCTCTTTCACAGTCTCTACAAGAAGAACAAAAGAAGTTTGCTAATGTTCGTTCCTCCATCCAAGCCAAAAATACTTTCCTTATAAGTTCAGTTTCCTCTCGGCTGGACTCACTTCATGCCGATATTGCCAAAGAGAGTGCTTTGAGAGAAGTAATTGCTCACCAAGCCTCTACCATTGAAGTTCAAAAAGTTCACCTTGCTCAAGTCGAGAAGGAGATTACCTTGTTCAAAACCGAGAGAGCTGTCTTCCGAAGCTGTGCAAGTGATGTCAAGGACAATGTGACCAATCTCCTTGGTGCTCATGATCCAATTCTCACTCCATTAGAAATCATCTTGCTGGCAAACTGCTTCCTGCCCTTGCAATACTTCATGAGATGA